DNA sequence from the Candidatus Hydrogenedentota bacterium genome:
AAGCCAGCCTTCTTTGACCGCGCGGCGGATGAAGTCGAACCCGGGGTTGTATCGGAACATATACCCCATCTGGAAAAGCAGCGATCGTTCCCGCGCCGCGTTCAGCAGGGCGTCAAACTCGGGCAGCGACGCACCGGCGGGTTTGTCCATGTGCACGTGCTTGCCGGCATCGACCGCTTCGCGCGCCAACGCGAGCAATCGCGGCACGCCGCTCTCCACGGCGATCATGGAAACTGATTTGTCGCGCAGCAGTTCATCTTTCGTCAGCCACGTCACGCCTTGCGCCGCAGGTAGCGAGGCAAACCTTGCCGCGACGGTGTCGTCCGGTTCGCAGACACCGACGAGTTCGTAGTCCGGCGATTCTTGGAGCACCTTGAGCACATCGAGGCCGTGGGCGTGGTCAAGTCCCAAGATGCCGCATCGAAGGCGGTTCGGCTTCAACTCCGAGGAGTAGGCCATGTGGAACGCTGCGCCGGTCGCCGCTGCAGACCGGATAAACTGCCTGCGATTTAACATCTCAATTGCCCTTCCGTTGGCCCGAATTGAGCACATGTGCCCTGAACAGTACTGCTCAATCACGACTAAATGAGTCGTGTATTCATCACGCTTGGTCTGCGATACGACCATTTGCGCAGAAATATCAGTAGATTTCGGAGATAAACCTCTTGCGGGTCGAAGGTTCCCGTCATTGGGCTAGGCATCATTGTTGCATTTCCCTTCGTTGGAAAAAACTTTCCTGGACAGTTCGACGGAGGAACACCAGGTACGGGAACGGAAATTCATGGTCAATGTCCTTCTAGCTGGCGCGGTGATGGCGGCAATTGGCGGCGTATTGGCGCTGTCGCTGTCGCTTGCCAGCAAGAAGTTCTATGTGTTCGAGGACCCGCGCATTGACGAAGTGGAGGGCATGCTTCCGGGGGCCAACTGCGGGGCGTGCGGGAGCCCGGGTTGCCGGGCGTTTGCAGAGTTGGTGGTATCGGGGACGAGCGCGCCGGCGAAATGCACCGTCAGCTCGAAGGACGGGATCGCCGCGATTGCGGCGCATTTGGGTGTTGCGGCGGGCGACGTTGAGAGGCGTGTCGCGCGGTTGGCTTGCGCGGGCGGGCGGCACGTGTCGTGGATACGCGCGCAATACAAGGGGATGAGCACGTGCCGGGGCGCAGCGTTGGTTGCGGGCGGGGGCAAGGGGTGCGCGTGGGGTTGTCTCGGATTGGGAGACTGTGCGCGGGTTTGCGAATTTGGTGCGATCACGATGGACGAGCACGGGCTTCCCGTCGTGGACGAATCGAAATGCACGGCGTGCGGCGACTGCGTCGAGGTGTGCCCCAAATCGCTGTTTTCGATTCACCCCGTCAGCCACCGACTCTGGGTGGCGTGCAAGAGCCTGCAACAAGGGGAGCTTGCCGAAGCCGAGTGTGAAGTGGCGTGCACGGGGTGCGGACGTTGCGCCGCGGATGCACCGGGCGTCGTGAGCATTGTGAACAATCTCGCCGTAGTGGACTACGCAAAAAACCACGGCGCCGCACGGGACGCGATTGAGCGTTGTCCGACGGGCGCGATTGTGTGGATAGACGAAAAGGCCGGGCCCGTGAAGGGCGCCGAGGCCAAACCGATTTCTCGAAAATCATCGCTGCCGGTGAAGCCGAAGGCGAATGTGATGGGATGAACAGAACGAGCGCGGTGCGGCGGAATCGCCGCGCTGGAATCGAGGCACAGCCATGAAGCAGAACGACAAGCAATTCAAGTATCCGGGGACGCGCGACGCGATGGACGGCAATACGGCCGTTATCATGTGCGAGCGCGAATCGACGGATGGAGCGGGCGCGTACCCGATTACACCATCGACGCAGATGGGCGAGTACTGGGCG
Encoded proteins:
- a CDS encoding RnfABCDGE type electron transport complex subunit B, with translation MAAIGGVLALSLSLASKKFYVFEDPRIDEVEGMLPGANCGACGSPGCRAFAELVVSGTSAPAKCTVSSKDGIAAIAAHLGVAAGDVERRVARLACAGGRHVSWIRAQYKGMSTCRGAALVAGGGKGCAWGCLGLGDCARVCEFGAITMDEHGLPVVDESKCTACGDCVEVCPKSLFSIHPVSHRLWVACKSLQQGELAEAECEVACTGCGRCAADAPGVVSIVNNLAVVDYAKNHGAARDAIERCPTGAIVWIDEKAGPVKGAEAKPISRKSSLPVKPKANVMG